CTGCTGGCCGTGAACGGTCTCAAGACGTACTTCAATACCGACGACGGCGTCGTCAAGAGCGTGGACGGCGTGACCTTCCACATCAAGAAAGGCGAGACGCTCGCCGTCGTGGGCGAATCCGGCTCCGGCAAGAGCGTGACCAGCCTGTCCGTCATGCGCCTGATTCCCATGCCGCCCGGCAAGATCGTGGAAGGCGAGATTCTGTTCACCGGCAAGGACGGCGTGCAGAAGGACATCGTGAACCTGAGCGAAGCCGAGATGCGCAAGATTCGCGGCAACGACATCAGCATGATCTTCCAGGAACCCATGACCAGCCTCAACCCGGTCTACACCGTCGGTGACCAGATCGCCGAGGCCGTCATGCTGCACCAGGGCAAGAACAAGAAAGAGGCCATGGACGTCGCGACCGACATGCTGCGCTTCGTGGGCATCCCCGCCCCCGAGAAACGCGTGAACGAGTACCCGCACCAGATGTCCGGTGGGATGCGTCAGCGCGTCATGATCGCCATGGCCCTGTCGTGCAAACCGGCCCTGCTGATCGCCGACGAGCCCACCACCGCGCTCGACGTGACCATCCAGGCGCAGATTCTGGACCTGATGCGCAAGTTGCAGTCCGACGTGGGCATGAGCATCCTGTTCATCACGCACAACCTCGGCGTGGTCGCCGAGATGGCCGACCGCGTGGTGGTCATGTACGGCGGCCGCGTGGTCGAGGAAGGCGACGTCGTCGAGATCTTCAAGGCACCCCGCCACCCGTACACCATGGGCCTGCTGAACTCCATTCCCCGCCCCGGCGAGGCGCACGAACCCGGCCAGCCCAAGGGCCGCCTGGAAGCCATTCCCGGCAACGTTCCCAACCCCCTGAACCTGCCCAGCGGCTGCGCCTTCGAGCCGCGCTGCAAGTTCGCCGTGCCCGACTGCTCCAAGGCCGTTCCGGCCCTTGAAGACACCGGCCACGGCCACATGTCCCGCTGCATCCGCTGGCGCGAATTCGAACAGGTGCAGGCCGAGGTAACCGCATGACCGCCACCACCGTCCAGAACCGCCGCGCCATGCCCGCCACGGGCGACACGCTGCTGGAAGTCAACAACCTCGAAAAGTACTTCCCCATTCGCGGCGGCCTGCTGTCACGCGTGGTCGGGAACGTCAAGGCCGTCAACGACATCACCTTCCGCATCGGACGCGGCGAGGTCGTCGGACTGGTGGGCGAATCCGGTTCCGGCAAGACCACCGCCGGACGCGCCATCCTGCGCCTGATCGAACCGACCGGCGGGCAGGTGCTGTTCAACGGCACCGACATCACCAAACTGTCCAAGGGGCAGATGCGTGACTACCGCCGCGAGATGCAGATCATCTTCCAGGATCCCTTCGCCAGCCTGAACCCCCGCATGACGGTCAGCGACATCATCGGCGAGGCCATGCAGATCCACAACCTGCACCCCGGCAAGGGCCGCATCGACCGCATCGCCGAACTGCTGCAGAAGGTCGGCCTGCGCCCCGAGCACATGCGCCGCTACCCGCACGAGTTCAGCGGCGGCCAGCGCCAGCGCATCGGGATCGCCCGCGCCCTCGCCGTGGACCCCGCGTTCATCGTCGCCGACGAGCCCGTCTCCGCGCTCGACGTGTCCATCCAGGCGCAGGTCGTGAACCTCCTCCAGGACCTGCAGGAAGAACTGGGCCTGACCGTGCTGTTCATCGCGCACGACCTCGCGGTCGTCGAGTACATCTGCGACCGCATCATCGTGATGTACCTGGGCCGCGTCATGGAGATCGCGCCCAGCCGCCAGCTGAACACCAGCCCCAAGCACCCCTACACCGAGGCGCTCCTCTCGGCGGCGCCCGTGCCGGACCCGACCATCAAACGCCAGCGCATCATCCTGGAAGGCGACATTCCCAGCCCGATCAACCCGCCGTCGGGTTGCGTGTTCCGCACCCGTTGCCGCTACGCGATCGCCGACTGCGCGAACATCGTCCCGGAACTGCGTGAAGTCAGCCCCGGCCACTTCAAGGCCTGCATCCGCGACGACATCCTGTAAACGTCCACAGAGTTTGGACAGCCCGCCGACCCGACTGGGAAGGCGGGTTTTTCTGTTCCTATTCTGACCGGACCTCTCACATCTCATAATGAGGGCCGGGTCACCATGCGGACATGAAAAACAGCCTGTCCGTCGCCGCTGCCGTCGCCACCGCCCTCGCCCTCGGAAGTGCCAGCGCCGCCGATCTGCGCATCTACCCCAGCTTCACCGAAGTCCGCCAGTCCGTCACCGCCACCGGCACCAGCCTGAACGTCACCCTGCCGCAGTCCGCCTGGGAAAGCGTGCTGCCCGGCAGCCTCGACCTCGAAGGCCTGCCGTTCAGCAGCGCCGCCCAGACCCTCCAGAGCAACTGGCTGAGCGGCCTCGAAGGCCAGACCGTGTTCCTGCGCCGCGGCGACACCACCGAACCCGTCACGCTCGTGCGCGCCCGCGACCTGCTCGTCAGGGACGCCCAGGGCCGGTTCTTCAACGTGCGCTTCGAGGACCTGTCCTTCAGCGCCGCGCCCCCCCTGAACCCCCAGAGCCCCAGCCAGACCCTGACCTACACCCTGCCCCGCGCCGGAACCGGC
The genomic region above belongs to Deinococcus seoulensis and contains:
- a CDS encoding ABC transporter ATP-binding protein codes for the protein MTHQGEVLLAVNGLKTYFNTDDGVVKSVDGVTFHIKKGETLAVVGESGSGKSVTSLSVMRLIPMPPGKIVEGEILFTGKDGVQKDIVNLSEAEMRKIRGNDISMIFQEPMTSLNPVYTVGDQIAEAVMLHQGKNKKEAMDVATDMLRFVGIPAPEKRVNEYPHQMSGGMRQRVMIAMALSCKPALLIADEPTTALDVTIQAQILDLMRKLQSDVGMSILFITHNLGVVAEMADRVVVMYGGRVVEEGDVVEIFKAPRHPYTMGLLNSIPRPGEAHEPGQPKGRLEAIPGNVPNPLNLPSGCAFEPRCKFAVPDCSKAVPALEDTGHGHMSRCIRWREFEQVQAEVTA
- a CDS encoding ABC transporter ATP-binding protein; protein product: MTATTVQNRRAMPATGDTLLEVNNLEKYFPIRGGLLSRVVGNVKAVNDITFRIGRGEVVGLVGESGSGKTTAGRAILRLIEPTGGQVLFNGTDITKLSKGQMRDYRREMQIIFQDPFASLNPRMTVSDIIGEAMQIHNLHPGKGRIDRIAELLQKVGLRPEHMRRYPHEFSGGQRQRIGIARALAVDPAFIVADEPVSALDVSIQAQVVNLLQDLQEELGLTVLFIAHDLAVVEYICDRIIVMYLGRVMEIAPSRQLNTSPKHPYTEALLSAAPVPDPTIKRQRIILEGDIPSPINPPSGCVFRTRCRYAIADCANIVPELREVSPGHFKACIRDDIL